A window of Streptomyces sp. NBC_01689 genomic DNA:
GCGGAGCGGGCTTGCCCTCGGCCTCGGCGGCCTCGCGCGCGGCCTTCTCCTCGGCCTCCGGGGCGAGCATCTTGACGATCTCGTCCAGGGTCAGCGGGTACGGGTCGTAGGCGTTGCCCACGAAGCCGGTGACGCCGGGAGTGTTGCGGACGACGCCCCAGGACTCGTTCGTCAGGTCCATGCGCACCAGCACGTAGCCGGGGAGCTTGTTCTGGCGGATGGTCTTGCGCTCGCCGTTCTTGATCTGCGCGACCTCTTCCTGCGGCACCTCGGCCTGGAAGATGAAGTCCTCGACGTTCAGCGAGACGGCACGCTGTTCGAGGTTGGTCTTCACGCGGTTCTCGTAACCGGCGTAGGTGTGGATGACGTACCACTCGCCGGGGAGGGTGCGGAGCTCCTCACGGAGGGCCTGCACGGGGTCGACGGGCTCGGCCGGCTCGGCCTCCGCCTCGTCGGCGTCCTCGTCCTCGGCGGTCTCGGTGCTCTCGGCGAGGGCGTCCGCGGGGACGTCCTCGTCCTCGACGTCCTCACCGGACTCGTCCTCGACGTGCAGGGCCGTTTCCTCGGCGGGCTCGCCGGCGGCGGCATCGGCAGCCTCGAACTCGTCCACGACGTCCGCTCCCTCGACGATGTCCAGCTCGTCGTCAACGGACTCGACCGACTCGCTGGCTTCGTTCAGGTTCGGGTCAGACACGGTGGCTGCTTCTTCCTGGATACATGGGGGTGGAACACGCGAAAGGGGCGCCGGTGACGGCGCCCTTCGCGGTCGGCTCAGCCGAAGACGTACTTGGCCGCGTGATTGAGCCCATAGTCAATCACGGTCACCAGGCCGATCATGATGACGACGAAGACGATCACCACGGTGGTGTACGTCGTCAGCTGATTGCGAGTCGGCCAGACGACCTTGCGGAGCTCCGCGACGATCTGGCGGTAGAAGGTCGCCAGGCGCTTCAGCGGGCCCTTCTTGGCGCGCTTGCCACCCTTACGAGCCTTCTTCTTGGACTCGACTGCCTCGGCATCAGGCATGTCGATGGAGCCCACGGCGTCCGTCACTCGTCCTCACCTGATTCCGGGTCGTGGCCGTGCCGCGCCCGGTTGAGCCGCACGGCGGTGCATTGCAGTACGTACTTGCGTGCACACATCCTGGCGAAGGAGTGTGTAGCAGGGCCGGAGGGACTTGAACCCCCAACCGCTGGTTTTGGAGACCAGTGCTCTACCAATTGAGCTACGACCCTTTGGTTTCCCCCAACGTACCGCATCCGACCGAGTGCTCGCTGTGCGCACGGTGGGTGCGGCCGGTGAAGGCCAACGAGGTGAGAGTGTACGTGGTCCGGGGCCGGGCGTCGAACAGAAAGCGTCCGTAAGGGCTTTGCGGATCGGAGATCGACCGGTGGACGGTCCGCGCCCGGACTGGTGTTCTCCCGTTGTTCAGTCTGTGAAACCCGCGTGCCGGGGGCGTTTCCGGTCTGAAACGATGGGCCCCATGAGCGCTGCAACCCCTCCCACCGAGCGCCGGGTCTCCGCCCGAGTCGGCGCGATCTCCGAGTCCGCCACTCTCGCCGTGGACGCCAAGGCCAAGGCCCTCAAGGCCGCCGGGCGGCCGGTGATCGGCTTCGGCGCCGGTGAGCCCGACTTCCCGACCCCGGACTACATCGTCCAGGCCGCCATCGAGGCCTGCTCCAACCCGAAGTACCACCGCTACACGCCGGCCGGCGGCCTGCCCGAGCTGAAGGCCGCCATCGCCGCCAAGACCCTGCGCGACTCCGGATACGAGGTGGAGGCCGCCCAGGTCCTGGTGACCAACGGCGGCAAGCAGGCCATCTACGAGGCCTTCGCGGCCGTCCTCGACCCGGGCGACGAGGTCATCGTCCCGGCTCCCTACTGGACGACCTACCCGGAGTCCATCCGTCTCGCCGGCGGTGTCCCGGTCGAGGTCGTCGCCGACGAGACCACCGGCTACCGCGTGTCGGTCGAGCAGCTGGAGGCCGCCCGCACCGAGCACACCAAGGTGCTGCTCTTCGTCTCCCCGTCCAACCCGACCGGCGCGGTCTACACCCGTGAGCAGATCGAGGAGATCGGCCGCTGGGCCGCCGACAAGGGCCTGTGGGTCCTGACCGACGAGATCTACGAGCACCTGGTCTACGGCGACGCCGAGTTCCACTCCCTCCCCGTGGTGGTGCCCGAGCTCGCCGACAAGTGCATCGTCGTGAACGGCGTGGCGAAGACGTACGCCATGACCGGCTGGCGGGTGGGCTGGGTCATCGGCCCCAAGGACGTCGTCAAGGCCGCGACCAACCTCCAGTCGCACGCCACCTCGAACGTGTCCAACGTGGCGCAGGTCGCCGCTCTCGCCGCCGTCTCCGGCGACCTGACGGCGGTGGCCGAGATGCGCGAGGCCTTCGACCGCCGCCGCAAGACCATCGTGCGGATGCTCAACGAGATCGAGGGCGTCCTGTGCCCCGAGCCCGAGGGCGCCTTCTACGCGTACCCCTCGGTCAAGGCGCTGCTCGGCAAGGAGATCCGCGGCAGGCGCCCCCGGGACACGGTGGAGCTGGCCGCGCTCATCCTGGAGGAGGCCGAGGTCGCGGTCGTCCCGGGCGAGGCCTTCGGCACGCCGGGGTACCTGCGTCTGTCGTACGCCCTCGGTGACGAGGACCTCGTCGAGGGTGTCAGCCGGATCCAGAAGCTGCTGGCCGAGGCGCAGGACTGACGTCCCGGCCCCTGTCACGGAGTCCACGGATCATGCGCTCCACGCGCGTGTGCGGGCCGTTCTCCCCCGGGAGGACGGCCCGCTTCTTCGTGCGAGCAAGACCACTAAAGGGGAAAGCGCTACCGGGACGGCCCGGACGTGCGGCAGGATCCTGGAATGGAGCGCGTACGTGATCTCTCTGAACTGCCGAAAGCCCATCTGCACCTGCACTTCACCGGTTCGATGCGGCCGGCCACCCTGCTGGAACTGGCCGACAAGTACGGCGTCCGGCTGCCGGATGCCCTGACCGAGGCACTGACCAGCGGGGAACCGCCGAAGCTGCGGGCGACCGACGAGCGCGGCTGGTTCCGCTTCCAGCGGCTGTACGACGCGGCGCGATCCTGCCTCAGAGAGCCCGACGACATCCGGCGGCTGGTCCGCGAGGCCGCCGAGGAGGACATCAGGGACGGCTCCGGGTGGCTGGAGATCCAGGTCGACCCCACCTCGTACGCGCCCCGCCTGGGCGGGCTCATCCCGGCACTGGAGATCATCCTGGACGCGGTCGACTCGGCCGTGCGCGAGACCGGCATCGGGATGCGGGTCCTGGTGGCCGCGAACCGTATGAAACACCCGCTCGACGCCCGCACGCTGGCCCGGCTCGCGGTGCGCTACGCGGACCGGGGCGTGGTCGGCTTCGGCCTGTCGAACGACGAGCGCCGGGGCATGGCACGCGACTTCGACCGGGCCTTCGCGATCGCCCACGAGGGCGGCCTGCTCTCCGCGCCGCACGGCGGCGAGCTGACCGGCCCCACGTCGGTCCGCGACTGCCTCGACGACCTGCACGCCACCCGGATCGGGCACGGGGTGCGCGCCGCCGAGGATCCCCGGCTGCTCAAGCGGCTCGCGGACCGTGGCGTCACCTGCGAGGTCTGCCCCGCGTCGAACGTCGCCCTGGGCGTGTACGAGAAGGCGGAGGACGTCCCCCTGCGCACGCTCTTCGAGGCCGGGGTCCCGATGGCCCTCGGCGCCGACGACCCTCTCCTGTTCGGCTCGCGGCTCGCCGCCCAGTACGAGCTGGCACGCCACCACCAGGGCTTCACGGACGCCGAACTGGCCGAGCTGGCCCGCCAGTCCGTACGGGGATCGGCGGCGCCCCAGGACGTCAGGCAGAAGCTGCTGGCGGGCGTCGACGACTGGCTGGCCGGCCCGGGCGTCTGAAGTGGCCGTAGGGCGGATACGCCTGGAAGCCGATGTCCAGCTCCATCCGGTCGCCCTCGCGCAGCGACAGGTGCGGGGTGAGGGACGCGACCAGGACGTCCCGGCCCTCGGCGGCCCGCTTCCCGAGCGGACCGTGACCGGCGGCGGCCTCCAGCCGGGTGGCGGCCGAGGCGAAACTGTCGCGCGCGCCGAGCAGGAGGAGCGTCCCCGCGTGGACGGCCGGACCGATCCGGTCCCATGCCTCCGGACGGTCCCACCGCTGCTCCCAGCGGGCCTCCCAGGCCGCCGCGCGGGCCGCGACGCGCCGCTCGTCCGTCCGGACGGTGAGCGGGGTGCCCGCCCGCAGGCGGCGCCGCAGTCCGGGCCAGGCGGAGGCCCGCAGACCCGGTGACCGGTGGGCGAGGACGAGGTCGACGGGCACTTCGGGCGCGTACTGCCGGGGGACGCTCCGCCGCAGCGGGACGTACACGATCGTGTGCGGGGAGAACGCGGCGAACGAGAACAGCGCGGCGAGCCGGGCGAGCCCGTCGTGGTCCCCCACCAGGTAGCCCCAGCCGGCGAAGGGGTCGCTGAGCGTGGTGTGCCGCAGGGGTTGCCGCGGCTGGACGATCCGGTGGGCGCGCGGGCCGACGCGCGGCGTGTACTCGGTCAGCCGGAGCCGCACGGACACCGCTCGGGGACGTCGGGGCACGACATACGTGCCTGGGGTGCCGGAGGTGCCTGACGAACCGTAGCGGTCACCGTCGTACGCGTCGTACGGGAGGCCTCATGGCCCCAGCGTGACCGCCGCGCGGGCCCGTCCGCAACGGAGATTCCGCCCCGGCGGGACGCGGGAGGGCCTCTGGAGGCGCTAAAGGCGCACGCCGACCGTCACCGGTTCGTTGACCAGAGTGATCCCGAAGGCGTCACGCACCCCGGCGACGACCTCCCGCGCCAGCGCGAGCAGGTCCTCGGTGGTGGCCCGGCCCCGGTTGGTGAGGGCCAGCGTGTGCTTGGTGGAGATCCGCGCGGGCCCGGAGCCGTACCCCTTGCCGAATCCGGACTTGTCGATCAGCCAGGCGGCGGACGTCTTGGTGTGTCCCTCACCCGCCGGGTAGGCGGGCGGTACGACGTCGGAGCCGAGCCGCTCGGCCACGCGCGCGTGGAACGCGGCGAACTCCTCGTCGGTGAGGATCGGGTTGGTGAAGAACGACCCGGCGGACCAGGTGTCGTGGTCCTCGGGGTCGAGCACCATGCCCTTGCCGGAGCGCAGCTTCAGGACGGTCTCGCGGGCGGCGTCGAGGGGGACGCGGTCACCGGCCTCCACGCCCAGGGCGCGGGCCGTCTCTGCGTACCTGACCGGTGCCGACAGTCCCTCCGCGTCCTCCAGACCGAAACGGACGCGCAGCACGACATGACGCTCGGGGTCGGCCTTGAAGCGGCTGTGGCGGTAGGAGAAGGCGCAGTCGGCGTTCGTGAGCGTGACCGTCTCGCGCGCCTCCCGGTCGTACGCGATCACCTCGGTGATGGTCGACGACACTTCCTGGCCGTACGCGCCCACGTTCTGGATCGGGGTCGCGCCGGCGGAGCCGGGGATGCCGGCGAGGCACTCGATCCCCGCGAGTCCGGCCGCCACGGTGCGGGCGACGGCGTCGCTCCAGACCTCGCCCGCGGCCAGTTCCAGCGTCGTCCCGTCGAGCGTGAACCCGCTCGTCGCGATGCGCAGGGCGGTTCCGTCGAAGCCCTTGTCGCCGATGACCAGGTTCGATCCACCGCCGATCAGCAGCAGCGGGGTACCGGTGTCGTCGGCGTCGCGGACGGCGGCGATCACCTCGGCGTCGGTGGTCGCGGTGATCAGCCTGGTCGCGGGCCCCCCGAGCCGGAAGGTGGTCAACGGGGCGAGCGGGGCGTCGTGGAGTTCCTGCACGGGCCCAAGACTACGAGAAGGCCCGGA
This region includes:
- the secE gene encoding preprotein translocase subunit SecE: MTDAVGSIDMPDAEAVESKKKARKGGKRAKKGPLKRLATFYRQIVAELRKVVWPTRNQLTTYTTVVIVFVVIMIGLVTVIDYGLNHAAKYVFG
- the nusG gene encoding transcription termination/antitermination protein NusG, with the protein product MSDPNLNEASESVESVDDELDIVEGADVVDEFEAADAAAGEPAEETALHVEDESGEDVEDEDVPADALAESTETAEDEDADEAEAEPAEPVDPVQALREELRTLPGEWYVIHTYAGYENRVKTNLEQRAVSLNVEDFIFQAEVPQEEVAQIKNGERKTIRQNKLPGYVLVRMDLTNESWGVVRNTPGVTGFVGNAYDPYPLTLDEIVKMLAPEAEEKAAREAAEAEGKPAPQRKVEVQVLDFEVGDSVTVTDGPFATLQATINEINADSKKVKGLVEIFGRETPVELSFDQIQKN
- a CDS encoding pyridoxal phosphate-dependent aminotransferase, whose amino-acid sequence is MSAATPPTERRVSARVGAISESATLAVDAKAKALKAAGRPVIGFGAGEPDFPTPDYIVQAAIEACSNPKYHRYTPAGGLPELKAAIAAKTLRDSGYEVEAAQVLVTNGGKQAIYEAFAAVLDPGDEVIVPAPYWTTYPESIRLAGGVPVEVVADETTGYRVSVEQLEAARTEHTKVLLFVSPSNPTGAVYTREQIEEIGRWAADKGLWVLTDEIYEHLVYGDAEFHSLPVVVPELADKCIVVNGVAKTYAMTGWRVGWVIGPKDVVKAATNLQSHATSNVSNVAQVAALAAVSGDLTAVAEMREAFDRRRKTIVRMLNEIEGVLCPEPEGAFYAYPSVKALLGKEIRGRRPRDTVELAALILEEAEVAVVPGEAFGTPGYLRLSYALGDEDLVEGVSRIQKLLAEAQD
- a CDS encoding UDP-N-acetylmuramate dehydrogenase gives rise to the protein MQELHDAPLAPLTTFRLGGPATRLITATTDAEVIAAVRDADDTGTPLLLIGGGSNLVIGDKGFDGTALRIATSGFTLDGTTLELAAGEVWSDAVARTVAAGLAGIECLAGIPGSAGATPIQNVGAYGQEVSSTITEVIAYDREARETVTLTNADCAFSYRHSRFKADPERHVVLRVRFGLEDAEGLSAPVRYAETARALGVEAGDRVPLDAARETVLKLRSGKGMVLDPEDHDTWSAGSFFTNPILTDEEFAAFHARVAERLGSDVVPPAYPAGEGHTKTSAAWLIDKSGFGKGYGSGPARISTKHTLALTNRGRATTEDLLALAREVVAGVRDAFGITLVNEPVTVGVRL
- a CDS encoding adenosine deaminase, with the protein product MERVRDLSELPKAHLHLHFTGSMRPATLLELADKYGVRLPDALTEALTSGEPPKLRATDERGWFRFQRLYDAARSCLREPDDIRRLVREAAEEDIRDGSGWLEIQVDPTSYAPRLGGLIPALEIILDAVDSAVRETGIGMRVLVAANRMKHPLDARTLARLAVRYADRGVVGFGLSNDERRGMARDFDRAFAIAHEGGLLSAPHGGELTGPTSVRDCLDDLHATRIGHGVRAAEDPRLLKRLADRGVTCEVCPASNVALGVYEKAEDVPLRTLFEAGVPMALGADDPLLFGSRLAAQYELARHHQGFTDAELAELARQSVRGSAAPQDVRQKLLAGVDDWLAGPGV